The following are from one region of the Mangifera indica cultivar Alphonso chromosome 14, CATAS_Mindica_2.1, whole genome shotgun sequence genome:
- the LOC123196733 gene encoding general transcription factor IIE subunit 1, giving the protein MSVEPFNKLVKLAARAFYDDITTKGDNQPKTGRSDNRGIAVVVLDALTRRQWVREEDLAKDLKLHSKQLRRTLRFFEEEKLVTRDHRKETAKGAKIYSAAVAATADGQAFAKEGEEKIKLHTHSYCCLDYAQIYDVVRYRIHRMKKKLKDELDNRNTIQEYICPKCDKRYNALDALRLVCEEDGNFRCESCHGELRAESDKFAAQEGGDGDDNARKRRREKLKSMLQKMETQLKPLMSQLDRVKDLAVPEFGTLQAWEARASAAGRAANGDSSSNDPSKSSQVGYGGTPMPFLGDTKVEVAFAGAEGKEVDVKSDAATSLKVLPPWMIKQGMNLTKEQRGEVEPESKMGESSVTGGLSDDKKSTVEDDKRSLQDEYVKAYYAALFKKQQELQEAAKMQQETSNTQPISDGGNHANRQVGMKAKREDNEGDDDVDWEEAPVAGNTNEYKVNDLNVEAEASGEEEDDIDWEEG; this is encoded by the exons ATGAGTGTCGAACCTTTTAACAA ATTGGTGAAGCTTGCGGCACGGGCTTTTTATGATGATATAACGACAAAAGGCGACAATCAACCCAAAACTGGGCGGAGTGATAACAGAGGGATCGCCGTCGTGGTGCTCGATGCGTTAACGAG ACGGCAATGGGTAAGGGAAGAAGATTTGGCGAAGGATTTGAAACTGCACTCCAAGCAACTTCGCCGGACATTGCGATTTTTTGAGGAAGAAAAACTAGTAACCCGTGATCATAGGAAAGAG ACAGCTAAGGGTGCAAAGATATATAGTGCTGCTGTTGCAGCCACAGCTGATGGTCAAGCATTTGCAAAAGAGGGGGAAGAAAAGATTAAGCTGCACACTCACTCATACTGTTGTCTAGATTATGCACAG ATCTATGATGTTGTCAGGTACAGAATCCAccgaatgaagaaaaaattgaaggaTGAGCTGGATAACAGGAACACAATTCAGGAATATATATGCCCTAAATGTGATAAAAG ATATAATGCCTTGGATGCTTTGCGATTGGTTTGtgaggaagatggtaattttcgCTGTGAAAGTTGCCATGGAGAACTCCGGGCAGAGAGTGACAAGTTTGCAGCTCAAGAAGGAGGAGATGGAGATGATAATGCAAGGAAGCGGCGCCGTGAAAAACTGAAGAGCATGCTTCAAAAAATGGAG ACTCAGCTCAAGCCCTTGATGAGTCAACTCGACAGAGTGAAAGATTTGGCTGTGCCTGAATTTGGAACTCTCCAAGCATGGGAAGCTCGAGCAAGTGCCGCTGGGCGTGCAGCTAATGGTGATTCTAGTTCCAATGATCCTTCAAAATCTTCTCAGGTTGGGTATGGTGGAACACCAATGCCATTTCTTGGTGACACAAAG GTTGAAGTTGCCTTTGCTGGTGCTGAAGGCAAGGAAGTGGATGTCAAATCTGATGCTGCCACATCTCTCAAAGTGTTGCCACCTTGGATGATCAAGCAAGGAATGAATCTTACAAAGGAACAACGTGGAGAGGTTGAGCCAGAGTCAAAGATGGGTGAAAGTTCAGTTACCGGAGGATTGTCAGATGACAAGAAGTCCACTGTTGAAGATGATAAAAGGAGCTTACAG GATGAGTATGTTAAAGCTTATTATGCTGCTTTATTTAAGAAACAACAAGAGCTGCAAGAAGCTGCAAAGATGCAACAGGAAACTTCAAACACACAACCCATTTCTGATGGTGGAAATCATGCCAATCGTCAAGTGGGCATGAAGGCAAAACGTGAAGACAATGAGGGAGATGATGATGTCGATTGGGAAGAGGCTCCAGTTGCAG GCAATACAAATGAATATAAGGTCAATGACTTGAATGTTGAAGCCGAGGCTTCTGGAGAGGAAGAAGACGATATCGACTGGGAGGAAGGTTGA
- the LOC123196505 gene encoding uncharacterized protein LOC123196505, producing the protein MVRVSSGNGAGSASPKRLSATFLITISSLMALCAKHASRVSSKLKAKPFSTKIYKDRRSNTFSSVPPSPGPSPKSPLRSQPKQLVTTISNKAINLMHKKKVIDEKDEDTNFHEDTIFREEEFGDGGVWQRDILMGDKCQPLDFPGVIYYDSRGKQLSEVPLRSPRASPLPGYLARRQEAGFSATG; encoded by the coding sequence ATGGTCCGAGTTTCCTCCGGAAACGGTGCTGGTTCGGCCTCACCAAAGCGGCTCTCAGCTACCTTCCTCATCACCATCTCATCTCTCATGGCTCTCTGCGCCAAGCACGCCAGTCGTGTCTCAAGTAAGCTCAAAGCCAAACCGTTTAGTACAAAAATATACAAAGACAGACGTAGCAACACTTTTTCATCGGTTCCTCCAAGTCCGGGCCCGAGTCCGAAATCACCGCTAAGGAGCCAACCGAAGCAGCTCGTGACGACGATAAGTAACAAGGCGATCAACTTAATGCACAAGAAAAAAGTGATTGATGAGAAAGACGAGGATACGAATTTCCACGAGGATACGATTTTCCGCGAGGAGGAGTTTGGGGACGGTGGGGTCTGGCAGCGAGACATTTTAATGGGAGATAAATGTCAGCCGTTGGATTTCCCGGGTGTAATTTATTATGATAGTAGGGGGAAGCAGCTGAGCGAGGTGCCTCTGAGATCGCCACGTGCGAGTCCTTTGCCGGGCTATCTTGCTCGAAGACAAGAGGCTGGATTCTCCGCCACGGGGTAA
- the LOC123197031 gene encoding oleosin G-like: protein MAERNPNHQRPSRPNPPLNANSFLLKFQAHAPNSAQLIGFLTLFISGSILLLLTGLTVAATVLGLILFAPLLIISSPIWVPIGTFLFLTVAGFLSICGFGVAIVAGLSWMYRYFRGLHPPGSDRVDYARSRIYDTASHVKDYAREYGGYLQGKVKDAAPGA from the coding sequence ATGGCCGAACGAAACCCCAACCATCAGCGGCCCTCCAGACCCAATCCGCCTCTCAACGCCAACTCCTTTCTCCTTAAATTCCAAGCCCACGCGCCCAACTCGGCCCAGCTCATCGGCTTTCTAACGCTTTTCATTTCCGGCTCTATTCTCCTCCTTCTCACTGGCTTAACCGTCGCTGCCACCGTTCTGGGCCTCATCTTATTCGCACCTTTGCTCATCATTTCGAGTCCCATCTGGGTCCCCATAGGCACCTTTTTGTTCCTCACCGTTGCCGGGTTCTTGTCGATCTGCGGATTCGGTGTGGCCATCGTGGCTGGGCTATCGTGGATGTACAGGTACTTCCGGGGACTCCATCCACCCGGCTCGGACCGGGTCGACTATGCGAGGAGCCGGATTTATGACACAGCGAGTCACGTGAAGGATTACGCCAGAGAGTACGGCGGGTATTTGCAGGGTAAAGTGAAGGATGCAGCTCCCGGTGCATGA
- the LOC123196269 gene encoding protein CHUP1, chloroplastic-like isoform X1 — MIFSRLSFFVVASVTALAVSQINFTDSSRKTKSSNIKHSEKNGTSFKQTEEEEEEKIKDNLSQDEKAEKEEEVERVIWKVKTHILMKELEKRKMVLERKSLELYGLKEQQAYIAQMQGQLEDKMTEINMLGGTANTLCSEIKNLREEMKQNILPKLQLEGDKKMVEDFEKKMNVNASQMKPQLVMLEEQVSEFQCNNGNHKNKDIIAKKLKAAKRTKLEYVEMQRINKELELEKRELTIKLVGAQARITSLSNMTQEKILGKIEEEVRILRHNNEDLSKEVEKLQRNKFNMVEELVYQKWLNACLRFETQQHQTASRRASCDLNTYATHKAEKEAKQLVLDLSFDMSSSPTSSSNESNEIDSSTSTKSPSSSNSQRSINNKKSGFVHSIKAWGIRRSKDDSGNCLIRRHSISMVPSNRPKMVQDSTESPDMLNLPRVSRVSFCDSVENLIPDAPKSVEEVTDDKEMCAEKSEPSSTTIDAIASTIGEATLVGSSNVSSLESIRTDSLNTEIGRRIEKSSDFGGENQVDKSIVHLVAVFLLFLFMLLVYLVLVNAGIY, encoded by the exons atgatATTCAGCAGGCTGAGCTTCTTTGTTGTAGCTTCAGTTACAGCTTTAGCTGTTTCTCAGATTAACTTTACTGACTCTTCCAGGAAGACTAAATCTTCAAATATCAAACACTCAG AGAAAAATGGCACAAGCTTTAAACagactgaagaagaagaagaagaaaagattaaAGATAACTTATCG CAGGATGAGAAAGCAGAGAAAGAAGAGGAGGTTGAAAGGGTCATATGGAAGGTGAAAACACATATTTTGATGAAGGAATTGGAGAAGAGGAAGATGGTGCTTGAGAGAAAATCGCTTGAGCTATATGGTCTAAAAGAACAGCAGGCATACATTGCTCAAATGCAAGGGCAATTAGAGGACAAGATGACAGAGATTAATATGCTTGGAGGAACTGCCAATACATTGTGCAGTGAGATAAAGAATCTTAGAGAAGAGATGAAACAGAATATCTTGCCAAAGTTGCAGCTTGAGGGAGACAAAAAGATGGTAGAGGATTTCGAGAAGAAGATGAATGTCAATGCAAGCCAGATGAAGCCGCAGTTAGTGATGCTTGAAGAACAAGTATCAGAATTTCAGTGCAACAATGGAAACCATAAAAACAAAGACATAATTGCGAAGAAGCTTAAAGCTGCTAAACGTACAAAGTTGGAATATGTGGAGATGCAGAGGATAAACAAAGAACTTGAGCTGGAAAAGAGGGAATTGACAATTAAATTAGTTGGTGCTCAAGCCAGAATTACTTCCCTTTCCAACATGACACAG GAAAAAATCTTGGGAAAGATAGAGGAAGAGGTGAGAATTTTGAGGCATAACAATGAAGACCTGTCGAAAGAAGTTGAAAAGCTGCAGAGAAACAAATTTAACATGGTTGAAGAACTGGTTTACCAGAAATGGCTTAATGCCTGTCTAAGGTTTGAAACACAGCAACATCAAACAGCATCAAGAAGGGCCTCTTGTGATCTCAACACTTATGCAACCCACAAGGCTGAAAAGGAAGCTAAACAACTGGTTTTAGACCTTAGTTTTGACATGAGTTCTTCTCCCACTTCATCTTCAAATGAGAGCAATGAAATTGACAGTTCCACTAGTACTAAAAGCCCTTCAAGTTCAAACAGCCAGAGAAGCATTAACAATAAGAAATCTGGTTTTGTGCATAGCATCAAAGCGTGGGGAATAAGAAGAAGCAAGGATGACTCGGGAAATTGTCTAATTCGCCGCCACTCTATTTCAATGGTTCCATCAAACAGGCCTAAAATGGTGCAAGACTCCACGGAGTCTCCGGATATGCTGAATCTCCCACGTGTAAGCAGAGTTTCTTTTTGTGATTCAGTTGAAAATCTTATTCCAGATGCACCAAAATCAGTTGAAGAAGTAACAGATGACAAGGAAATGTGCGCTGAGAAGTCTGAGCCAAGCTCAACAACTATTGATGCCATTGCCAGCACCATTGGTGAAGCAACTCTGGTCGGCTCTTCGAATGTTTCAAGCTTGGAATCCATCAGAACGGATAGCTTGAATACAGAAATTGGCAGGAGGATTGAAAAGTCTAGTGATTTTGGTGGTGAAAATCAGGTTGACAAAAGCATTGTTCACCTTGTAGCCGTATTTCTCTTGTTTCTCTTCATGCTGCTTGTTTATTTAGTACTTGTTAATGCTGGGATTTATTAA
- the LOC123196269 gene encoding protein CHUP1, chloroplastic-like isoform X2: MIFSRLSFFVVASVTALAVSQINFTDSSRKTKSSNIKHSEKNGTSFKQTEEEEEEKIKDNLSDEKAEKEEEVERVIWKVKTHILMKELEKRKMVLERKSLELYGLKEQQAYIAQMQGQLEDKMTEINMLGGTANTLCSEIKNLREEMKQNILPKLQLEGDKKMVEDFEKKMNVNASQMKPQLVMLEEQVSEFQCNNGNHKNKDIIAKKLKAAKRTKLEYVEMQRINKELELEKRELTIKLVGAQARITSLSNMTQEKILGKIEEEVRILRHNNEDLSKEVEKLQRNKFNMVEELVYQKWLNACLRFETQQHQTASRRASCDLNTYATHKAEKEAKQLVLDLSFDMSSSPTSSSNESNEIDSSTSTKSPSSSNSQRSINNKKSGFVHSIKAWGIRRSKDDSGNCLIRRHSISMVPSNRPKMVQDSTESPDMLNLPRVSRVSFCDSVENLIPDAPKSVEEVTDDKEMCAEKSEPSSTTIDAIASTIGEATLVGSSNVSSLESIRTDSLNTEIGRRIEKSSDFGGENQVDKSIVHLVAVFLLFLFMLLVYLVLVNAGIY, from the exons atgatATTCAGCAGGCTGAGCTTCTTTGTTGTAGCTTCAGTTACAGCTTTAGCTGTTTCTCAGATTAACTTTACTGACTCTTCCAGGAAGACTAAATCTTCAAATATCAAACACTCAG AGAAAAATGGCACAAGCTTTAAACagactgaagaagaagaagaagaaaagattaaAGATAACTTATCG GATGAGAAAGCAGAGAAAGAAGAGGAGGTTGAAAGGGTCATATGGAAGGTGAAAACACATATTTTGATGAAGGAATTGGAGAAGAGGAAGATGGTGCTTGAGAGAAAATCGCTTGAGCTATATGGTCTAAAAGAACAGCAGGCATACATTGCTCAAATGCAAGGGCAATTAGAGGACAAGATGACAGAGATTAATATGCTTGGAGGAACTGCCAATACATTGTGCAGTGAGATAAAGAATCTTAGAGAAGAGATGAAACAGAATATCTTGCCAAAGTTGCAGCTTGAGGGAGACAAAAAGATGGTAGAGGATTTCGAGAAGAAGATGAATGTCAATGCAAGCCAGATGAAGCCGCAGTTAGTGATGCTTGAAGAACAAGTATCAGAATTTCAGTGCAACAATGGAAACCATAAAAACAAAGACATAATTGCGAAGAAGCTTAAAGCTGCTAAACGTACAAAGTTGGAATATGTGGAGATGCAGAGGATAAACAAAGAACTTGAGCTGGAAAAGAGGGAATTGACAATTAAATTAGTTGGTGCTCAAGCCAGAATTACTTCCCTTTCCAACATGACACAG GAAAAAATCTTGGGAAAGATAGAGGAAGAGGTGAGAATTTTGAGGCATAACAATGAAGACCTGTCGAAAGAAGTTGAAAAGCTGCAGAGAAACAAATTTAACATGGTTGAAGAACTGGTTTACCAGAAATGGCTTAATGCCTGTCTAAGGTTTGAAACACAGCAACATCAAACAGCATCAAGAAGGGCCTCTTGTGATCTCAACACTTATGCAACCCACAAGGCTGAAAAGGAAGCTAAACAACTGGTTTTAGACCTTAGTTTTGACATGAGTTCTTCTCCCACTTCATCTTCAAATGAGAGCAATGAAATTGACAGTTCCACTAGTACTAAAAGCCCTTCAAGTTCAAACAGCCAGAGAAGCATTAACAATAAGAAATCTGGTTTTGTGCATAGCATCAAAGCGTGGGGAATAAGAAGAAGCAAGGATGACTCGGGAAATTGTCTAATTCGCCGCCACTCTATTTCAATGGTTCCATCAAACAGGCCTAAAATGGTGCAAGACTCCACGGAGTCTCCGGATATGCTGAATCTCCCACGTGTAAGCAGAGTTTCTTTTTGTGATTCAGTTGAAAATCTTATTCCAGATGCACCAAAATCAGTTGAAGAAGTAACAGATGACAAGGAAATGTGCGCTGAGAAGTCTGAGCCAAGCTCAACAACTATTGATGCCATTGCCAGCACCATTGGTGAAGCAACTCTGGTCGGCTCTTCGAATGTTTCAAGCTTGGAATCCATCAGAACGGATAGCTTGAATACAGAAATTGGCAGGAGGATTGAAAAGTCTAGTGATTTTGGTGGTGAAAATCAGGTTGACAAAAGCATTGTTCACCTTGTAGCCGTATTTCTCTTGTTTCTCTTCATGCTGCTTGTTTATTTAGTACTTGTTAATGCTGGGATTTATTAA
- the LOC123196271 gene encoding 50S ribosomal protein HLP, mitochondrial, translating to MAASLASKWSRVGRSLLGGLGNNLSSLLSTSNEMTACNFLSQQRRTFIQMRTVLKVVDNSGAKKVMCIQNLKGKKGARLGDTIVASVKAAMPNGKVKKGKVVYGVVVRAAMQRGRCDGSEVKFDDNAVVLVDKQGQPIGTRVFGPVPHELRKKKHVKILTLAEHIA from the exons ATGGCTGCAAGTTTGGCTTCTAAATGGTCTCGCG TGGGCCGTTCCTTGTTGGGGGGCTTAGGAAACAATTTGTCTAGCTTATTGAGCACATCGAATGAGATGACAGCCTGCAATTTCTTGTCTCAG CAGCGGAGGACTTTCATACAGATGAGAACTGTTCTCAAAGTTGTGGACAACTCTGGGGCCAAAAAGGTGATGtgcattcaaaatttaaaggggaaaaaagggGCTCGATTGGGAGACACAATTGTTGCATCGGTAAAGGCAGCTATGCCAAATGGTAAAGTGAAGAAAGGAAAGGTTGTTTATGGTGTGGTGGTTCGTGCTGCCATGCAGCGGGGCCGTTGTGATGGGAGTGAGGTCAAATTTGATGACAATGCTGTAGTACTTGTTGACAAACAAGGCCAGCCAATTGGGACCAGAGTATTTGGGCCAGTTCCACATGAGCTTAGAAAGAAAAAGCATGTCAAGATCCTTACTTTGGCAGAGCATATTGCCTGA
- the LOC123196268 gene encoding probable inositol transporter 2 has product MEEGVHADADASAFRECFSLTWKNPYVFRLAFSAGIGGLLFGYDTGVISGALLYIRDDFKSVDRKTVLQESIVSTAVAGAIIGAAIGGWMNNHYGRRSAILIADFLFFIGAVIMALAPNPAAIIIGRVFVGLGVGMASMTAPLYISEASPAKIRGTLVSTNGFLITGGQFLSYLINLALTKAPGTWRWMLGVAGIPALVQFILMLLLPESPRWLYRKGREEEAKAILMKIYPAREVETEIQELKESTEKEIQEEGSSEKINLIKLLKTKTVRRGLTAGVGLQVFQQFVGINTVMYYSPTIVQLAGIASNQTALLLSLVTAGLNACGSIVSIYFIDRTGRKKLLIISLFGVIISLGLLSAVFHETTSHSPMVSLTETFHFSNNTCPDFSAIAKTESWDCMKCLKASSPDCGFCASPMNKLYPGACLASNVDVKNSCHKEGREWYTRGCPSKYGWLALIGLALYIIFFSPGMGTVPWIVNSEIYPLRFRGVCGGIAATANWISNLTVAQSFLSMTHAIGTSWTFLIFGLISVIALIFVLVCIPETKGLPIEEVEKMLELRDFHYKFWVAKPKPSENGSAI; this is encoded by the exons ATGGAGGAAGGAGTTCATGCAGACGCTGATGCTTCAGCTTTTAGAGAGTGTTTCTCTTTGACATGGAAGAACCCTTATGTTTTCCGCCTTGCTTTCTCTGCCGGAATCGGTGGCCTCCTCTTTGGCTACGACACAg GAGTGATTTCGGGAGCTCTTCTTTATATCAGAGATGACTTCAAGTCTGTGGATAGAAAAACGGTGTTACAG GAGAGCATAGTTAGTACGGCTGTAGCTGGAGCGATTATTGGTGCTGCAATTGGTGGATGGATGAACAATCATTATGGAAGGAGAAGTGCAATTCTGATAGCCGATTTTCTGTTCTTCATCGGTGCTGTGATCATGGCCTTAGCTCCAAACCCAGCTGCTATTATCATTGGTCGTGTTTTTGTTGGACTCGGGGTGGGAATGGCATCAATGACAGCTCCTCTGTACATCTCTGAAGCTTCTCCGGCAAAAATCCGCGGTACCCTTGTCAGTACCAATGGCTTCCTCATCACTGGTGGACAGTTCCTGTCTTACCTTATTAACTTAGCCCTTACAAAGGCACCAGGGACATGGCGGTGGATGCTTGGAGTTGCTGGCATTCCAGCTCTTGTGCAGTTCATTCTCATGTTGCTTCTTCCAGAATCCCCGCGATGGCTATACCGCAAG GGAAGAGAGGAAGAAGCTAAAGCGATTCTAATGAAAATCTACCCAGCACGCGAGGTTGAAACAGAAATCCAGGAGCTAAAAGAATCAACTGAAAAAGAAATTCAGGAAGAAGGATCTTCTGAGAAGATAAACTTGATCAAACTACTGAAAACCAAAACAGTTAGAAGAGGACTTACAGCTGGAGTTGGCCTTCAAGTTTTCCAACAATTTGTGGGTATAAACACAGTTATGTATTACAGCCCTACAATTGTTCAGTTAGCTGGTATTGCATCCAACCAAACTGCACTTCTGCTTTCCCTTGTCACTGCTGGTTTAAATGCCTGTGGCTCCATTGTGAGCATATACTTCATTGACAGGACTGGAAGGAAGAAGCTTCTAATCATCAGCTTGTTTGGGGTTATAATTTCTCTAGGACTTTTATCAGCAGTCTTCCATGAGACTACTTCTCACTCTCCAATGGTTAGCCTAACGGAAACGTTTCATTTTTCCAACAACACTTGCCCAGATTTTAGTGCAATAGCAAAAACAGAGAGCTGGGATTGTATGAAGTGTCTGAAGGCTTCATCTCCAGATTGTGGCTTCTGTGCTTCGCCTATGAATAAG CTATATCCAGGAGCATGTTTGGCCTCGAATGTTGATGTGAAGAATTCATGCCATAAAGAAGGCAGAGAGTGGTACACAAGGGGATGTCCAAGCAAATATGGATGGCTTGCGCTAATCGGCCTGGCACTCtacatcatatttttctctcctgGAATGGGAACCGTCCCATGGATTGTGAATTCTGAGATCTATCCTTTGAGGTTTCGAGGGGTCTGTGGAGGAATAGCCGCCACAGCAAACTGGATATCAAATCTCACTGTGGCACAATCCTTCCTATCTATGACTCATGCAATTGGAACATCCTGGACATTTCTAATATTCGGGCTTATTTCAGTAATAGCCTTGATCTTTGTCCTAGTATGTATTCCAGAAACTAAGGGACTTCCAATTGAGGAAGTTGAGAAGATGCTGGAGCTCAGAGATTTCCATTACAAGTTCTGGGTGGCGAAGCCTAAGCCATCAGAAAATGGTAGTGCTATTTGA